Part of the Pseudomonas sp. M30-35 genome is shown below.
TCGTCCGCCACTGTGTACGGCCCGCGCAGCTTACCGCTTATGAAGCCTGGCTACGCCGCATCATAGGTGTCGCGGATCAGTTCGAAGGTCACTTGGGCGTGAACGTAATGCGTAGCCAAAGCGCAGGATTGACGCGCTTCACCATCGTATTGCGGTTTAGCGGTGCCCAGCGATTGCAGGCATGGCTCGAATCGTATGAGCGTAAACAACTGATCAATGAGGCGCAGCCGTTATTGGTTGAGGGGGACCAGACAGAAGTAAGTGCCGCGAATGAGTTCTGGTTCACCCCAGCTGAGTCAAATAACCAGCCGCCGCGCTGGAAGCAGGCCTGCGTGACATTTTTAGTGATTTTGCCGCTCAGTCTGTTGGTGCCTCTGGCCTGGGGGCCGGTATTCGCGAACGTACCTTGGCTGAGTAGCTACTTTGCCAGCGGCCTGGTGATCACAGCCACCATCGTTCTGCTCGTGGTTTACATTTTTATGCCCATGGTCACCGGCTGGTTTGCTGGCTGGCTACAAGGTGACGATGACGGAGCCATATCATGACAGATAAATCAACGGACCAAGGCCGGCGGAAATTTATCGCGGCCGGGTCAATGATCGGCGCTGCCGGGGCCTTGATGTCGACGTTTCCGTTTGCAGCGGCTGCAGGCTCGACGGCCTCAACTATCCCAGGAGGCAACATGACTGCTGACATCATTTTCTTCAATGGCGATCTGCACACGGTTGATCGAGAAAAACCGCGGGCCACAGCCGTGGCGATCAAGGATGGCAAGTTTGTTGCCGTCGGCAG
Proteins encoded:
- a CDS encoding antibiotic biosynthesis monooxygenase, with translation MAQQLPDILTLVVRHCVRPAQLTAYEAWLRRIIGVADQFEGHLGVNVMRSQSAGLTRFTIVLRFSGAQRLQAWLESYERKQLINEAQPLLVEGDQTEVSAANEFWFTPAESNNQPPRWKQACVTFLVILPLSLLVPLAWGPVFANVPWLSSYFASGLVITATIVLLVVYIFMPMVTGWFAGWLQGDDDGAIS